The genomic stretch gtGGCCCTTTCAATTTGATGACTCGTATGGAATTGGAGATAGATTTTGACACATATATTGATTATAATCTTATCAAGAATCTCTCATTTGATTATGTTGtctctccttttcttttttggcaTATGGAAATTTGGATTCCTCACCAAATAAATTGTCCAATTAAAGAAATAAGACTAATCTGCCACTATATTATCCATAACTTCTGTGTTTGGTTGATGAATTGATTCTTTTactttttgattattttttatgaaaaatatgatgagatttcaatttaaaaaaaactcaatgAATAGGAGATGTGAATACATTGAATACTCGACCTGCAATATAaagtctcattttattatagaGAGATAAAGATTCATAGCTAAGTTGTTATTTAGCTTTTTCTATTAGTAAATAAGTTTTATAttcaaacaaaattatatattgctataaaattaataagatCAGAGTTAATCTCACAAAATAGACAGTGTATTGGAgaaaaattactccataaaacattcaatggtttcctatttattttcaaatctataaaaatcaatttatattttttgctatataatctatgtttttaaatcatcaaatataaaacataaaccCCATGATATATTTTTGTGAATAATGGAGAATAGTCCATCCTTATCTGACTAATTCAAAAATATGTCCCCAACTAGGAAACTGACATCTTGTTATTGATAagtcttaaaaaaattaagtctGAAAAAATGCCAGCAATTTAATTGAAGATAAGGTTTTATATTGAAAATGATGGGGATCATGTTGAAGCACTTTTCCCCaccactttttttaaaaaaaaattacactcTTCTAATCCCCATTACATTGCAGATTATGGTCTGTGTCAAACAATCGTCTTCTAAATGATATGTATAATATTTTGGGTTTGCTAATAAAAAAGTCCAAACATCATATATCGccttaattatttaattcattgcttattttaaataataagaTTGATCCCATTAAAACAAGTGTCATTATCTTAAGGTGTGACAATCATGTTTTAATGGTTTATGGACTAAACATATGGTATTTGTTCAACTTTTGAGTATTAGTGTGAAAGTATTTTTTGAGGAAAAAAGGTCGTGCAATGATAATAGTATATGTTATCTAATCAATTCGGATAAGGAAAGCATGAAAAGGTAGAATATTAAACAAATATACATCCCTATACATCTATGTATCTTAAATTGGcgtacttttttttttgttgtaattagAAATAAATCTGAACCGTTAGCTTATCTATGATTTACAATCGACCCTCAAATCATGGACCAGTCAACGTCTGATTTGGACCCAATTCTTATCATTTTCTCAGACCAAGTAAaattttagtagtagtatttttttttcaagagcAATTTACagttaatatttaataatatatgtgGATATGGATGGATATGGACATATGTTTGCCATGTCATGTCGATTTGGAACCAATGGCAAGAAATGTTTCATGTGGTTATTGCTTAGCGTAGGTGGCCAATCCCATGTTTATCAAATCCATGTGCCACCCTATGGCCAACCTTCTCTCTCTACCTACTATTTTAAATCTTGATTTATTGCTACACACATTGCCAACAATTATAGTATGATATTTCTTCTCCAAAGTATTATGCCAATACTAAAGATTCAAATGTAATTCCTTCTCTATAACTTAATACTAGTATACAACAGTTGTTGTTTTATTAAGGATAAATTGTTAGAGACATAATGAACTTTGTCGAATTCTGATTTGTACTACAAAAgtcatgaattttaatattattcttAATTTTCTCATgacaaaaaattcaaatttcctATTGTAAAGGAGTATGTTGTTAATTTGGCGGGCAAGTGTATGGTTGAGTTATTTGCTAAGTATGTTGAGGAAAATGGTAAAATTTATGTGTGGTGATGAACTTGTCGAATTTTTCGAATGACACATTAGATACAATTTTGCGCATGCTAGACCGACCCGGTTAATACTATATGAATGATCCTTTATTACTTGTAATAAAAGATTTTGAGGTGCGGAAGATGAAGATATATGTACATGTGTTTTATTCATTTAACAATATATGTTGGGTGGGAATGAAGATAGTGACTAGGATGTGGATGCCCTCCTAGTACTACTGAACTTATCTATGTCCAAAGTAGGGCAAAATCCCAAAGTCAAGAATTCATTTTAAACCATACAAGAAGATAATGGCGAATCTAAAGATAAGGCATGAAAAAGTAAGGCATATAAACATTTCCCTAAAATCATCAAACTTGATGGCCCCTCTAATCTCACCTATAGTTTCCCCAATCCAACCTTCAACCCCCAATCTCAAATCTACACGTGTCCCTTTTTCAGCTGCGCCATTAGATGCTGTTCACGTGTCTTGTTTTTAGGGTAGGTAACATGGGATCTCTATGCACCCTAAGGTTATGAGAAAAAAACCAGCCTAATCCACTCATATTTATCCCATTTTACATGCCGATATATATGTTTCATTTGGTTGGTCCAAGAAATTCATGTTATTCATTTTATGAGAAGACTATAACTCCATCTATTTCATAAAAACAGTTGCTTGAATTTGTTCTTGTTTTGGTAAAGATGGAAGCAGGGAAAAACAGTCATAACATGCTTCAAGATTCATGGATTCAATATGAAGAAAGTGAATCATTATCAGCTACTTCATCTTCCTCCATAGGAGAAGACTCAGATGCTTCAAATGGCTCCTCCATAACCTCATCTGATACAGTGGATGATGCATCCTCTTCTTCGTCTTCATTGAACTCGAGCCGCAGTGGAGCTCTCTATGATCTTTCAGAGATCATGGACCAATTGCCTATCAAGTGAGTAaagttttggtttttttttgtgGGTGTGTCTAATATTTTATGTAGACTGAATTAAGAGTCTTTTGCAGAAGAGGGCTTTCCCAGTTTTATCAAGGGAAATCAGAGAGTTTCACATCAATTTCAAGGGTGGCAAGCATTGAAGATCTGGTGAAGAAATCAGCTACTCCTTTTAGGAGAAATTTGAAGGCTTCAAAGAGCTGTGGAACTGGTTTGCATAGCTACAAGCAGTATACTCTACCTAAGGCCACCATAGCAAAGAAATCTCCAAAGGGTGTTTCCCTCTCATCATTTCCCAGTAAGAGAGGGGGAGTTATCAACACCAAGCCCCCCCTTACCCCTCACTTGGAATGTTAAGCAATTTTGTGATCATTGTCTAATTTCTTTCATTGTTCATAGCCACAAATAGTACAGAAATGAgataccttttttttattttcagataGTTGCTTTTTATCCCACTTTGTGTTTGTTTGGATAAAAAAAAGCAAGATAGTAGTATTAGATGCACTAATCAAGATAGTTATGAAATGATCAGAATGGAAGAAATGGTAGGAAATAGAAATAAAGCATATATAGTAGTAACTGATTTCATTTAAAGATTAAAAGGATTAGTTCCTAAAGAATACAGCTAGATATTGGAAGACAACATTAGATCACAAAAGAGGGTGCTGTTTTAGATTGCAGAAACAACTGAGGGTGCTGTTTTAGACAAGAACCTAGCTAACTGATGAAGATTCATTGGGACATAACTGCTGGTCGATTTCGGAGTCTGCTTGATCGTCTAACCCGAGTAGGAACAACCATGGCTTCTTTAATTTGGCCCCTCTGATAAATGCAAAATATGGAGTTAGCAAATAACAAATGGTAGATAACAAAAGGTTCAAAGATTGTAAGTATGGAAAGTATGAAATACCTCCTTCTTTGAGGTCTTTCTTTCAGTAGTAAAGCTTCCACTTGAAGTGGAACTGACAGATGGATGAAGCTCGACTGAAGATGGCTGAGACGGCGCAGGAACCACTTGAGGGCGTGAGCCACGCGTCCAAGACAATGTAGCAGCATTGTCTCGATTGTTTTCAGAGTATCTAGGCTGTCCAACGACAATTTCACCAATCAGCTCGACTGTTGGGGCGTGGATGTGGCTGGAGAGTTCTCTGGGGGCTTCTCTCATCGAGTGAAATGGCAGCGAAGCTCTAGGCAAGAACTCGACTTTCCTATCGATGGAAGGAAGCAGCACAGGGTTTGCATTTCCCTCAACTGCAAGGTTTTGCTTTGGTGCTTCTTTAGAAGATGTGCCTCTTTTTGATTGTTGCCTCGAATGATAAACGATGGCTAGTGATGTTGAAACTACGACTAGTAGTGCTGAAACGCCAGCAATAATGGTGCTCCATTGCGATTTCTCCATTCCAACTtcagcatcatcatcatctccaATATCATCAGCTTCATCCATAGAACCACTCAACTCTTCTTGTACTGATCCTGTCTCATCTGTGTCTTTGGACTCCACTGGTGTCTCCTCGAAAATAGGTTCCAACGGATTGAAGCTATCATCTTCACTCTCAGCAGTTTCCGGGCTAACCAAATTCTCTGTTTCCTTAGACAAACTATCCTCATCCAAACCAGCATAAGAAGACACTACTTCCATATCCAACAAGATGCCACCATCTACGTTTTCATCGTTTTTTACATCTAACAAATGCTCAGATTCACCCACTCTAAACTCGAATCGAGCATCCCTCACTCCCTCAAATTGTGCATCTTCACCATCCACATTCTCATTTTCAAACATCTCCTTCTCATCCCACTCTGAATATTCAGTAATTTCTGCCTCGACGTTCTCATCGTTTTCATTGTCACCATAGTTTGCTTCCTCATCTTCTACCTCCTCAATTCTGTTATTCCACTCCAAATACTCAACAATCTGAGCCTCAGTTCTCTCATCAGATTCACGATAACTTCCCACCTCGACTCTCGCCTCCTCAACACTGCTACCACCTCCATCTCCCACTTCAAAGAAACTATTACCACTCAAATCCTTGCTGACAAATTCAACTGTTTCATTCTTGATCACAACACCACTTAAAGTTGTTGAATCTGTCGGTGAGTTCATCGGAAACATGTACGAGGTTAACAACAAACAAGCAATCAATGTAAACAGAAGCTTTAACAATCCTCTAACACACCCTCCCCTCTCCTCcatctcttcctcctcctccccctcATAACCATCAACAACACTGCCATTATCTTCATCAGATATTCCTCCATTTCTCCGATCCACATCACTCTCTTTCGGAGGGGAAAGAGAAGAGGCTACAATCTCCCCAATCCCCTCCTCTTTCACCTCACAACAATCAATGGCATCACCATCACCACTCCCTTTCGGAGGCGAAAGAGAAGAGTCTACAATCTCCTCATCACCACTAGCCTCCTCAGAATCAAGAGAGGTATTCAACTCCTTCTCTAATCTCGCGAATATCTCGCGACGCCTATTGGGATTGAAACGCAGGAAACGAGGCCGCGGAGAGAGGTAGTTCGTCAAAGGGTCATAAACCTTCACAGATGAATCGAAAACTCTCCTTTTTGGGGGACTCCTTTCCGAGTCAAGATTGGAGTTTTCGTGAGCTTGAGCAACAGAAGCCTTTGGAATTCCCTTAATCTCGGCAAGAATTTTCTTTCTTGTGACTCCAGACATGAAACTTTTACCATATGCAGGTTTGTTGTTTGCGAATTTTGGGGTCAGTTTTTCCCCTTTTGAATCGTTTTCATTATTCTCCACCGATCCTAACCAATTATCAAGAATCTTATTACTACTAATCACACAAATTAAAAAGACCCAAATTGCAGAATACTAGACAAAATACGAAGAGACATAAACAATCAAGAATATAGGAGATTCTGAAATATCAATGGAAACGGATCCCTTCTTTAAAAGAAGAAATAGAAATACACAATCAAGAATTGGGAATGTACCAGAAGACGGGAGACTGCGGTTCGAATTCGATTTCGAAGGAGAGATGCCTTTTTCAAAACCCTTCATTTCCTTTCCTGTATTTTCAGGGCTTGTGCTCTGGTTATTCAACGAAAAATGGAGGCAAAATTGGAGAAGATGGGAAAATGTTGAGTAAGAACGAACTGAGGTGACCGTTGAGAATATGGTTTTTTGAATTCATTTCTTTGTGACCGTTGGCAACTATGACGTGGCTAACGGCTTTTTTTGGGACAAATTAGCAAACTTCATAACTTCATTCCTACATTCTTACCCACCACAACTTcaaaaaaaaacattgaaatttaatttttcgtCCATGGTTTAAAAAGTCAGTCGCTCATAAAGATCGGATATGTGTAAAATTATTCACCGTcgaaatacaatattattcaCGTCTTTCAATCAAATGACGTCATTTTCTTTGGTAACAGTAGATGCCATCTATTTAACTCCCCGACAATGATGCTAGGAATAATTTTTGGCTATCATATCCAATGCAATCAATTGATTCTAAAATTTGTGTGATAGACAACAATTCATGAGTTTTTGACAATTTTCTCAAAATCATAATTTatgatatatttaaataaaagtacTGTTAGCACTATATACTACCTCCGGCCACATCAAAAATTTAGATTTGACTTGGCACatgttttaataaattaatttgataaaaaataaattttgctaataaattatatagaagtattaattttataatgtaataaatttaaaaaatgttagatttgcttataaaaattataaaagtagACTAATATTTAATGATAAACATTTCAAATAGTAAAATTGGATATTTAATAGTAATAGAAAGAGtaaggagtataatttattaaacaacAAGTGCTGGCATTGATATACTTTGGTTATTAATTGAGTATATAATATAAGTATGACTAATCAAAAATAGCACTCTGTcatgttttaataaaaaaaattttgaatagTTTTGTCTTTACATTAACAAAGggaaaaattatactaatagtaagttttaaatatgaaaatgaCGTAATTTGACATCTCCCCTTAAATAACCCAAGTTCTTAATAAAAATGGGTGGCCATTTGAATTAATCCAAAAATACAGTGATATTAATTCAAACACTAACAGCTAAATAATTATATCTAAAGCTCTTCTTCCCATAACCATGACACTGATATTAGGGATTGATCCATCGCTAATGCAATCGTCATAATGTTGCAAATTCAAGATTAGGAATTAATTAATCGCAATTAAAAACAGTACTATATCAAGAGATTCGAagaataacaataaaaaaaactgtAGCTTAAGATTAAAATATACTGTCTAGATATCTAAGGGGATATACTAAGTAGTATTTaacaaatcaattaattaacacTGATCGATGTAATTAATAACTTAATACTCTCCCATTTATTAGATTTTAAAAactttgaattttgaaatactGTTTATTGATTTTGAATGTAACGGCTgcttttagttttttatttttattttaaagtcaAACAGGGCAGTAATTGGTGAGTCGTAATAATAAATGGAATTTAAACAAATTCTCAGAGTGAAGTCCCCACATTGCCCTTCTTTGAAGGTGGAAAATCAATTCGAGAAGGTGgacatttttggaattatgtaCTTATTAATTAAGAGACCAAGGAGATGGGTTTTTATCTATTTTAGttcttttaatttgttttagatTTTAAATATTTAGAATTTAATTGGGGTACTTTACATGTGGGGTGCACTATTACGTGTTTACTGTTTAATGTCAAGATTAAATTATGCCATTAAAAACACCTTTAGGTTAAAACTATCATGGTTATTGGTTAAAATTTAAAAGCGACATTAATTAATAAACTGATTTTCATTGACCAATTTTGTATTTGTCATTTAGAATTGAGAAATTGGGTTACAAATATTGACGTATTCGGTTCGCAAACATCCTTAAATGGGCTGATAATGGGCTTTAAGAAGCTGAGAGTAGACCTTTGTTTTCGACTAAAGCCCATTCaacaaattgaaattgaaaattaatataaaaacaaatgtCATTCAATACCTCCAAAGGAAAAAGAGATAAAACAGTGCAACCAAATActtaacaatttttttaattaaacatgACAGTGTGCTATTTTTTATTAGTCATATACTGAATTAATAACCAAATATATCAATGCCAACACTCGTTGTCTAAGTAAATTAT from Salvia splendens isolate huo1 chromosome 15, SspV2, whole genome shotgun sequence encodes the following:
- the LOC121767788 gene encoding uncharacterized protein LOC121767788, which translates into the protein MKGFEKGISPSKSNSNRSLPSSGSVENNENDSKGEKLTPKFANNKPAYGKSFMSGVTRKKILAEIKGIPKASVAQAHENSNLDSERSPPKRRVFDSSVKVYDPLTNYLSPRPRFLRFNPNRRREIFARLEKELNTSLDSEEASGDEEIVDSSLSPPKGSGDGDAIDCCEVKEEGIGEIVASSLSPPKESDVDRRNGGISDEDNGSVVDGYEGEEEEEMEERGGCVRGLLKLLFTLIACLLLTSYMFPMNSPTDSTTLSGVVIKNETVEFVSKDLSGNSFFEVGDGGGSSVEEARVEVGSYRESDERTEAQIVEYLEWNNRIEEVEDEEANYGDNENDENVEAEITEYSEWDEKEMFENENVDGEDAQFEGVRDARFEFRVGESEHLLDVKNDENVDGGILLDMEVVSSYAGLDEDSLSKETENLVSPETAESEDDSFNPLEPIFEETPVESKDTDETGSVQEELSGSMDEADDIGDDDDAEVGMEKSQWSTIIAGVSALLVVVSTSLAIVYHSRQQSKRGTSSKEAPKQNLAVEGNANPVLLPSIDRKVEFLPRASLPFHSMREAPRELSSHIHAPTVELIGEIVVGQPRYSENNRDNAATLSWTRGSRPQVVPAPSQPSSVELHPSVSSTSSGSFTTERKTSKKERGQIKEAMVVPTRVRRSSRLRNRPAVMSQ
- the LOC121767789 gene encoding suppressor protein SRP40-like, with the translated sequence MEAGKNSHNMLQDSWIQYEESESLSATSSSSIGEDSDASNGSSITSSDTVDDASSSSSSLNSSRSGALYDLSEIMDQLPIKRGLSQFYQGKSESFTSISRVASIEDLVKKSATPFRRNLKASKSCGTGLHSYKQYTLPKATIAKKSPKGVSLSSFPSKRGGVINTKPPLTPHLEC